One window of the Sphaerochaeta associata genome contains the following:
- a CDS encoding aspartate aminotransferase family protein: MSMQSSIAVGRQYLLDTYAQVPVVFSGGQGMYLIDEEGKRYLDFVGGIAVNALGYHDAGLSLAITEVVDKGLLHCSNLYYNTQAVAAAKALCTLAGMDRAFFCNSGAEANEAALKLARKFGHRSSPARTDIISMVHSFHGRTYGAITATGQDKYHVNFDPLPQGFSYAQFNDLESVKALVSEKTCAIIVEPIQGEGGIIPATSAFLQGLRELCDQQDLLLIYDEVQCGMGRSGKPFAYQVYGVKPDILTTAKALAGGIPAGAMLTCDKANDVFTPGDHASTFGGNALAMAGVNEMVRRLMDSEFTDHVQQMGSYLREKLVQLASHYPSLCGEVRGLGLINGMVLTIPPRKVVDACFERGLLVASAGYDVLRFVPPLVVQEKDIDKALSIVEQALASLL; this comes from the coding sequence ATGAGTATGCAGTCAAGCATTGCAGTAGGCAGGCAGTACCTTCTGGATACCTATGCACAGGTGCCGGTGGTCTTCTCCGGCGGCCAGGGCATGTACCTGATCGACGAAGAGGGCAAAAGATACTTGGACTTTGTCGGAGGCATTGCCGTCAACGCACTTGGGTATCATGATGCAGGTCTCTCTCTGGCCATCACAGAAGTGGTCGACAAGGGTCTGCTCCACTGCTCCAATCTCTATTACAACACCCAGGCTGTAGCGGCAGCCAAGGCTCTGTGCACCCTTGCAGGGATGGACCGGGCTTTTTTCTGCAACAGCGGAGCCGAGGCGAATGAGGCGGCCCTCAAGCTGGCACGCAAGTTCGGGCACAGGAGCAGCCCGGCGCGCACCGACATCATTTCGATGGTCCACTCCTTCCACGGGCGCACCTACGGCGCCATCACAGCCACCGGACAGGACAAGTACCATGTGAACTTCGACCCGCTTCCCCAGGGATTCAGCTATGCACAGTTCAATGATTTGGAGAGTGTGAAAGCCTTGGTGAGTGAAAAGACATGTGCCATCATCGTCGAGCCCATTCAGGGAGAGGGCGGCATCATACCTGCGACATCCGCCTTCCTCCAGGGCTTGCGTGAATTGTGCGACCAGCAGGACTTGCTGCTCATCTACGATGAGGTGCAGTGCGGCATGGGTCGAAGCGGAAAGCCGTTCGCCTATCAGGTCTATGGCGTAAAGCCCGATATTCTGACTACAGCCAAGGCTCTTGCCGGAGGAATCCCGGCCGGTGCCATGCTTACCTGTGATAAGGCGAATGATGTGTTCACCCCCGGCGATCACGCCTCCACCTTCGGCGGCAATGCCCTGGCCATGGCCGGTGTCAATGAGATGGTCCGCCGCCTTATGGACAGTGAGTTCACCGACCATGTACAGCAGATGGGCTCCTACCTGCGCGAGAAGCTTGTACAATTGGCCTCACATTATCCCTCGTTGTGCGGTGAGGTGCGGGGTCTTGGCTTGATCAACGGCATGGTGTTGACCATCCCTCCGCGCAAGGTCGTCGATGCATGTTTTGAGCGCGGCCTGTTGGTTGCAAGCGCCGGCTACGATGTGCTTCGCTTCGTCCCGCCTCTGGTGGTACAGGAAAAAGACATCGACAAGGCACTATCAATTGTTGAACAGGCTCTTGCATCTTTGCTCTGA
- the asnB gene encoding asparagine synthase B: MCGFVGMFDIRSYTPQLRSQVLAMSRKIRHRGPDWSGVFASEKAVISHERLAIVDPLSGGQPLYSKDRNIVLAVNGEIYNHQQIRRRYADTYEFQTQSDCEVILALYQDKGPDFLEDLNGIFAFALYDQTKDVFLIARDHIGIIPLYQGWDDEGRYYVASELKALEGVCSSIELFLPGQYFYSPDGKPKQWYSRTWTSYDVVKEHGGTIEEVKHALEAAVKRQLMSDVPYGVLLSGGLDSSIIAAVTAKYAQKRVESDDQETAWWPRLHSFAIGLEGSPDLKAARIAADYLGTVHHEVHFTIQEALDALSDVIYHLETSDITTVRAATPMYLLGRVIKSMGIKMVLSGEGSDEIFGGYLYFHKAPNAREFHEETVRKLSKLHLYDCLRANKSLAAWGVEGRVPFLDKDFMDVAMNLNPDLKLCPIAGEHKRIEKWLLREAFKEYLPPEITWRQKEQFSDGVGYNWIDTLKRMTADLVTDEQFALAAKRFPIHTPATKEEYYYRCLFASHFPSESAARCVPREDSVACSTAKALEWDEAFRKMNEPSGRAVSGVHESAY; this comes from the coding sequence ATGTGTGGATTTGTAGGTATGTTTGACATTCGCTCGTATACACCCCAGTTGCGCTCCCAAGTTCTGGCGATGTCCCGAAAGATTCGCCACCGGGGTCCGGACTGGTCCGGAGTGTTTGCATCTGAGAAGGCGGTCATCAGTCACGAACGACTGGCCATCGTCGACCCGTTGTCGGGAGGTCAACCGCTGTACAGCAAAGACAGGAATATCGTGTTGGCCGTGAACGGGGAGATTTACAATCATCAGCAGATCCGGAGGCGCTATGCCGATACCTATGAATTCCAGACACAGAGTGACTGCGAAGTCATCCTTGCACTGTATCAGGACAAGGGTCCAGATTTTCTGGAGGATTTGAACGGCATTTTCGCCTTTGCACTCTATGACCAAACAAAGGATGTGTTTCTCATCGCACGCGACCATATCGGCATCATCCCCCTCTATCAGGGGTGGGACGATGAGGGTCGCTACTACGTTGCCAGCGAATTGAAAGCCCTTGAAGGGGTTTGCTCCTCCATCGAGCTCTTTCTGCCCGGTCAGTATTTCTATAGTCCCGATGGAAAGCCCAAGCAGTGGTACTCACGTACGTGGACCAGTTACGATGTGGTCAAGGAGCATGGCGGCACCATCGAGGAGGTCAAGCATGCACTGGAGGCGGCGGTGAAACGACAGCTGATGAGCGACGTACCCTACGGGGTGTTGCTCTCAGGAGGGTTGGACAGCTCGATCATCGCCGCCGTAACCGCCAAGTACGCCCAAAAACGTGTGGAGAGCGATGACCAGGAGACTGCATGGTGGCCGAGGCTTCACTCATTCGCCATCGGTCTTGAGGGCTCGCCCGACTTGAAAGCCGCACGTATTGCAGCCGATTATCTGGGTACGGTGCATCATGAGGTGCACTTTACCATCCAGGAGGCCCTCGATGCCCTCTCCGATGTAATCTATCACTTGGAAACCAGCGACATCACCACCGTCAGGGCTGCCACCCCGATGTATCTCCTGGGGCGGGTGATAAAGTCGATGGGAATCAAGATGGTGCTCAGCGGCGAGGGAAGCGATGAGATTTTCGGCGGGTACCTGTACTTCCACAAGGCACCCAATGCGCGGGAGTTCCATGAGGAGACGGTGCGAAAGCTCTCCAAGCTCCACCTCTATGACTGCCTGAGGGCGAACAAGTCGCTTGCCGCCTGGGGTGTTGAAGGCAGGGTTCCCTTCCTGGACAAGGATTTCATGGACGTTGCAATGAACCTCAATCCCGACCTCAAGCTCTGTCCTATTGCAGGTGAGCATAAGAGGATCGAGAAATGGCTGCTCAGGGAGGCTTTCAAGGAGTATCTGCCGCCGGAAATCACCTGGAGGCAGAAGGAACAGTTCAGTGACGGTGTCGGGTACAACTGGATTGATACGCTCAAGCGTATGACCGCCGACCTTGTCACCGATGAGCAGTTCGCCCTGGCCGCCAAGCGCTTTCCCATTCATACCCCTGCCACCAAGGAGGAGTACTACTACCGATGCTTGTTCGCCTCACATTTTCCCAGTGAGAGTGCTGCACGTTGTGTACCCCGTGAGGACTCGGTCGCCTGTTCAACAGCGAAGGCGTTGGAGTGGGACGAGGCTTTCAGGAAGATGAACGAGCCCAGTGGAAGAGCGGTGAGCGGGGTGCATGAGTCTGCGTACTAA
- a CDS encoding cadmium resistance transporter gives MQSVLLSAIVVFVSTSIDDLVLLILFHSQARTRAQRLSILAGQIGGIGILVGISLLGSYLASRMLEGWVIGLLGFIPIALGIKAMMSKDEEKNESVGEGRKGLLATVTLVTIASGGDNLGIYIPWFATLDESSLLITMLVFLVLILLFWALGYLLANQSHIKNLLSRFSAVLVPVVFLLLGLVILSENGTFAKLASLSGQ, from the coding sequence ATGCAATCAGTGCTTCTCTCAGCAATTGTGGTTTTCGTCTCCACCAGCATCGACGATCTGGTGCTTCTCATCCTCTTTCACAGCCAAGCAAGGACTCGCGCCCAACGGCTATCGATTCTTGCAGGCCAAATCGGGGGTATCGGGATATTGGTGGGCATCAGCCTGCTTGGCTCATACCTTGCGAGCAGGATGCTTGAAGGGTGGGTAATCGGCCTGTTGGGATTCATTCCCATCGCTTTGGGCATCAAAGCGATGATGAGCAAGGATGAGGAGAAGAACGAATCCGTCGGCGAGGGAAGAAAGGGCCTGCTTGCAACCGTCACCTTGGTGACGATTGCAAGCGGAGGGGACAACCTGGGTATCTACATACCCTGGTTTGCAACCCTCGATGAATCATCCCTTCTTATCACCATGCTTGTCTTTCTGGTCCTCATCCTGCTCTTCTGGGCCCTGGGCTACCTCTTGGCCAACCAGAGCCACATAAAAAACCTGCTTTCCCGCTTTTCAGCGGTGCTTGTTCCGGTAGTCTTTCTGCTGCTCGGACTTGTAATCCTCAGCGAAAACGGTACCTTCGCAAAGCTGGCAAGCCTAAGTGGGCAGTAA
- a CDS encoding MarR family winged helix-turn-helix transcriptional regulator, whose amino-acid sequence MDIDQLKAELFGTLFVLANRLQVLGDQMDDQITTKQWLLLAVLFKEGGRECTLSRLAELTGSSRQNVKKMAQILQSKGFLTLRKPEEDKRSLLVSPTKACLEHLRTREGKEEDFLRRFYQGFTTEELLVMRRGLLQWMQNLQDMERFYEKEN is encoded by the coding sequence ATGGATATCGATCAATTGAAAGCAGAGCTTTTTGGAACCTTGTTCGTGCTCGCAAACCGATTGCAGGTGCTGGGTGACCAGATGGACGACCAGATTACCACCAAGCAGTGGCTGCTGTTGGCCGTACTCTTCAAGGAGGGAGGGCGTGAGTGCACCCTCAGCCGGCTGGCGGAACTGACTGGATCGAGCAGGCAGAATGTGAAAAAAATGGCACAGATTCTCCAATCCAAAGGCTTTCTCACGCTTCGAAAGCCTGAAGAGGACAAACGATCCCTGCTCGTCTCTCCCACCAAGGCGTGCTTGGAACACCTGAGGACCCGGGAAGGAAAGGAAGAGGATTTTTTACGAAGGTTTTATCAAGGTTTTACAACTGAAGAACTGCTTGTGATGCGCAGAGGATTACTGCAGTGGATGCAGAACCTGCAGGATATGGAGCGCTTCTATGAAAAGGAAAACTAA
- a CDS encoding DUF6544 family protein, with protein sequence MKRKTKMTILILLSVVLVAFLAFLLVPSRVKARFAAIERTFLETVHPSDAVFTAEELQGYPQAVRNFYIQGGYIGKQKMSGLKAYFPDTPFSLGVGKPMVTIDYTQLNRADRPERYARISSRIYGLPFEGLDAFSEGKGSMEGYLAKFFRLFNQRGDYMDKASLVTYLAEAFFLPSVALSGAVTYEEIDELHVKATMKAYGMEVSGIFTFLENGEMVSFTTDDRMAASFDGRLEQIPWTAQCSDYTTVGGIRLPGRLKATWHYPEGDLLYFDGKDVEITLF encoded by the coding sequence ATGAAAAGGAAAACTAAGATGACGATTTTGATTCTTCTCTCGGTGGTGCTTGTCGCCTTTCTTGCCTTTCTGCTTGTTCCTTCTCGGGTGAAAGCCCGATTCGCTGCAATTGAGCGCACCTTCCTGGAAACAGTGCACCCATCGGATGCGGTGTTCACCGCCGAGGAACTGCAAGGCTATCCTCAGGCGGTTCGGAACTTCTATATCCAGGGCGGGTATATTGGAAAGCAGAAAATGAGCGGATTGAAAGCATATTTCCCTGACACCCCATTTTCGCTGGGAGTTGGAAAACCCATGGTCACCATTGATTACACCCAGCTCAACCGCGCCGACCGGCCTGAGCGTTATGCCAGGATCAGCAGCAGGATCTACGGTCTGCCGTTTGAGGGGTTGGACGCTTTTTCCGAGGGAAAGGGATCCATGGAAGGCTACCTTGCCAAGTTTTTCAGGTTGTTCAACCAACGAGGGGACTATATGGATAAGGCAAGTCTTGTCACCTATCTTGCCGAAGCCTTCTTCCTTCCTTCGGTCGCCTTGAGCGGGGCCGTCACCTATGAGGAGATTGATGAACTGCATGTGAAGGCAACCATGAAAGCGTATGGGATGGAGGTAAGCGGGATTTTTACTTTCCTCGAGAACGGGGAGATGGTTAGCTTCACCACCGACGACCGCATGGCGGCATCCTTCGATGGCAGGCTGGAACAAATACCTTGGACTGCACAGTGTAGTGATTACACCACAGTCGGGGGCATACGTCTTCCCGGAAGGTTGAAGGCCACCTGGCACTATCCAGAGGGGGATCTGCTCTATTTCGATGGAAAGGATGTTGAGATCACCCTTTTCTAG
- a CDS encoding substrate-binding domain-containing protein, which yields MGITQKEIAKNLGISYMTVNRALNSNGYVSDVLKQKILKYAKEMGYEPHRASQVLVRNSTRKLALFSSTLPRYFWDEINKGVQVAAQQLKAFDYEVHYHRVPELDTQAYLALLEQEIEQGVEAVALVNQRMYDIDAVIRRIEQAGLPYVTFNIDAPESKRCTYIGSDYSAGGRLAADFIARTLQLSEKKEVLVLQCTEQDLTQAKGPNINNMRLEGFLDLMNQSFEAITVHVKYFDTKLQAEEKDNQILNLVREYRGKVQAMYLIPAFNTDFLQALETVGVHETITVLHDLDSTALYHLKTRLLSAVIDQSPTLQGYYTVMSLEKILESKQQVDLPIIRIDHNLVLTENRNLIHGLSAARLMS from the coding sequence ATGGGCATTACACAGAAAGAAATTGCAAAGAATCTGGGAATCTCGTACATGACCGTAAACCGTGCACTGAACAGCAACGGATATGTCTCCGATGTATTGAAACAAAAGATTCTGAAGTATGCAAAGGAGATGGGGTATGAACCCCATCGGGCGAGCCAGGTACTCGTGCGCAACAGCACCAGGAAGCTGGCCCTGTTCTCGTCCACCCTTCCCCGTTACTTCTGGGATGAGATCAACAAGGGTGTGCAGGTTGCAGCCCAACAGCTGAAAGCCTTCGACTACGAAGTACACTACCACCGGGTTCCCGAGCTCGACACACAAGCCTATCTGGCCCTCCTTGAACAGGAGATCGAACAGGGTGTCGAGGCTGTCGCCCTGGTCAACCAACGAATGTACGACATCGATGCCGTCATACGGAGAATCGAGCAGGCCGGCCTACCCTACGTCACCTTCAACATTGATGCACCGGAGTCCAAGAGGTGTACCTACATAGGATCGGACTACAGTGCCGGCGGCAGGCTGGCGGCCGACTTCATTGCCAGGACCCTCCAGTTATCAGAGAAGAAAGAAGTCTTGGTCCTGCAGTGCACCGAGCAGGACCTCACCCAGGCAAAGGGTCCGAATATCAACAACATGCGCCTTGAAGGCTTCTTGGACCTGATGAATCAATCGTTCGAGGCCATCACGGTCCATGTAAAGTATTTCGATACCAAGTTGCAGGCAGAGGAGAAGGACAACCAAATTCTCAACCTGGTCCGGGAGTATCGTGGCAAGGTACAGGCGATGTACCTTATTCCCGCCTTCAACACCGACTTTCTCCAGGCCTTGGAGACAGTGGGTGTGCACGAAACCATCACCGTGCTCCATGACTTGGACAGCACCGCCCTCTACCATCTCAAGACCCGGCTGCTCTCGGCTGTCATCGACCAGAGCCCGACCCTGCAAGGCTATTACACCGTAATGAGCTTGGAGAAAATCCTTGAGTCAAAACAACAGGTCGACCTGCCCATCATCCGGATCGACCACAACCTGGTGCTCACTGAAAACAGGAATCTCATCCACGGGCTGTCTGCCGCAAGACTCATGTCCTAG
- a CDS encoding ABC transporter substrate-binding protein translates to MKKMLFVLLALLIVASPLFAAGQQEKKDEPVTLNVLFYSPELAEQYNDMVAEYKKATGVTLDITVLQTDYRSVLTSRLNSGDVPDIFMSSAYADNSTYKDYVYDLSNEDFIKQIEPGALQGVISDGKVTGYPFLVQSHSFIYNKKVFRDNGITTLPKTLAEFEAVAKKLQANGVQPFATGFKEFWVLPQTAWQAIANVPTENYGGYEKFTGMLNSGTLKFKDIPQMSQLFDLLDLIKKYGGPKPNESDFNDQTSSLATGKVAMIHQGNWAEDSIRKTNPEVEIGFLAGPTGNNAATAGIMFDSNQTIRIAKDGKNRQAALDWLRWLTTSEYGRNWIPGKVKQLSPIIGAAAPDSYIAKETSALLASGAPGYPWFYQMFPTGTEQQLGAILQGYCAGLTDRAQTLEALDAAYAKIAKAAQ, encoded by the coding sequence ATGAAAAAAATGCTGTTCGTATTGTTGGCTCTTCTCATAGTTGCAAGCCCGCTTTTCGCAGCAGGACAACAGGAGAAGAAGGATGAACCCGTCACCCTTAATGTGTTGTTCTACAGCCCCGAGCTTGCAGAGCAGTATAACGACATGGTCGCCGAGTATAAGAAAGCAACCGGTGTCACCCTGGACATTACTGTATTGCAGACCGATTACCGCTCTGTATTGACCAGCCGCCTTAACTCCGGTGATGTCCCCGACATCTTCATGAGCAGCGCCTATGCAGACAACTCCACCTACAAGGACTATGTCTACGACCTGAGCAATGAGGATTTCATCAAGCAGATTGAACCCGGTGCCCTTCAGGGTGTCATCAGCGATGGAAAAGTGACCGGCTACCCGTTCCTGGTCCAGTCCCACTCCTTCATCTACAACAAGAAGGTATTCAGGGACAACGGGATTACCACGCTGCCCAAGACCCTTGCCGAGTTTGAGGCTGTTGCAAAGAAACTGCAGGCCAATGGTGTCCAACCCTTCGCCACCGGCTTCAAGGAGTTCTGGGTTCTTCCCCAGACTGCATGGCAGGCCATCGCCAACGTTCCGACTGAGAACTACGGCGGCTATGAGAAGTTCACAGGCATGCTCAACAGCGGCACCCTCAAGTTCAAGGATATTCCCCAGATGAGCCAGTTGTTCGACCTGCTGGACCTGATCAAGAAATACGGTGGACCGAAGCCGAATGAATCAGACTTCAACGACCAGACTTCCTCTTTGGCAACCGGCAAGGTTGCAATGATTCACCAGGGCAATTGGGCCGAGGACTCCATCCGCAAGACCAATCCTGAAGTCGAGATCGGCTTCCTCGCCGGTCCGACGGGAAACAATGCAGCAACCGCCGGTATCATGTTCGACTCCAACCAGACCATCCGCATTGCCAAGGACGGCAAGAATCGTCAGGCTGCCCTCGATTGGCTCAGATGGCTGACCACCAGCGAATATGGCAGGAATTGGATTCCCGGCAAGGTGAAGCAACTCTCTCCGATCATCGGCGCAGCAGCTCCAGACTCCTATATCGCCAAAGAGACCTCTGCCTTGCTTGCAAGCGGAGCCCCCGGCTATCCTTGGTTCTACCAGATGTTCCCCACCGGAACCGAGCAGCAGCTTGGTGCAATCCTGCAGGGTTATTGTGCAGGCCTCACCGACCGTGCTCAGACCCTCGAGGCCCTCGATGCAGCCTATGCAAAGATCGCCAAGGCGGCTCAGTAA
- a CDS encoding carbohydrate ABC transporter permease — MTQLRRKQRDRVLVFLLFTLPAFAAILVSVEIPFLMSVFSSFTKWNGLDKAQTFIGLENYKELFLDDLDMWKAFGFTLRLTLGSVLAVNLCALLLAVLLDSDIKGKNVLRAAFYVPNIISLIIIGYIWRFIFSAGFESFYQKTGWGVFMLSWLGDVKIIYFSVLMVSLWHSLGFYLVVYIAGLQTVPRDLIEASMIDGASRVRQFFSITLPLIMPSITVCVFHSLSNGLKAFDVIFSLTNGGPGNTTTTIALDIYRTAFVINRFGYGTAKSVVLFLMILILSIIQVRVFKQREVEV; from the coding sequence ATGACTCAACTACGACGAAAACAACGGGATAGAGTGTTGGTTTTCCTGCTCTTCACGTTGCCGGCCTTTGCCGCCATCCTTGTCTCGGTTGAAATTCCCTTTCTGATGAGTGTGTTCTCCTCCTTCACCAAATGGAATGGTTTGGACAAGGCGCAGACGTTCATCGGGCTGGAGAATTACAAGGAACTCTTTCTCGACGACTTGGATATGTGGAAGGCCTTCGGCTTTACCTTGCGCTTGACGCTGGGTAGTGTGCTGGCGGTCAACCTTTGTGCCTTGCTGCTCGCCGTTCTCCTGGACAGCGACATCAAGGGAAAGAACGTCCTGCGTGCCGCCTTTTATGTTCCCAACATCATCAGCTTGATCATCATCGGCTACATCTGGCGGTTTATATTCTCTGCCGGCTTTGAGTCGTTTTATCAGAAGACCGGATGGGGAGTTTTCATGCTCAGCTGGCTGGGCGATGTGAAGATCATCTATTTCAGTGTGCTCATGGTATCGCTGTGGCACTCGCTGGGATTCTATCTGGTTGTCTACATTGCAGGCTTGCAGACTGTTCCGCGTGACCTGATCGAGGCCTCCATGATCGACGGCGCCAGCCGTGTACGGCAGTTTTTCAGCATCACGCTTCCTTTGATCATGCCTTCCATAACAGTCTGTGTCTTCCATTCTCTCTCCAATGGCCTCAAGGCCTTTGATGTTATCTTCAGCCTCACCAATGGAGGGCCGGGCAATACCACCACGACCATCGCCTTGGATATCTACCGCACCGCCTTTGTGATCAACCGGTTCGGCTATGGAACCGCAAAATCGGTTGTGCTCTTTCTTATGATTCTCATTCTCTCGATCATTCAGGTCAGAGTCTTCAAGCAACGGGAGGTGGAAGTATGA
- a CDS encoding carbohydrate ABC transporter permease, translating to MKKHSLPATMATIILFILAIGYLYPLFLVVINSFKTFSEITSDVIAFPKRLVWENFQNAFKIMNYPRYFMNTLLATTVGVCGVVLVSSLAGYKLSRTKTRYSFIMFMILIAPMMIPFHSFMISLVKVAKELRLIGSPLGLGVLYWGLGASLALFMYHGAVKSVPQELDDCALIDGASPLRAFFQIIFPLLQPVTVSVVVINTMWMWNDFLLPLLVLSGSKKSLTLQLAAYNFFGLYKVEWNFAMAGVLLTILPAILFYLSLQRYIIKGMVAGAVKT from the coding sequence ATGAAAAAGCATTCTCTCCCTGCAACCATGGCGACAATCATTCTCTTCATACTTGCCATCGGGTACCTCTATCCGCTCTTTTTGGTGGTCATCAACTCTTTCAAGACCTTCAGTGAGATCACCAGTGATGTAATCGCCTTTCCCAAAAGACTGGTGTGGGAGAACTTTCAGAATGCATTCAAGATCATGAACTACCCCAGGTATTTTATGAACACCCTGCTTGCAACAACGGTGGGAGTCTGTGGTGTGGTGCTTGTCAGCTCCTTGGCCGGATACAAGCTCTCAAGGACCAAGACCCGGTACAGCTTCATTATGTTCATGATTCTCATCGCCCCGATGATGATTCCCTTCCACTCCTTCATGATTTCGTTGGTGAAGGTGGCCAAGGAACTACGCCTTATCGGCTCGCCGTTGGGTCTGGGTGTCCTGTATTGGGGATTGGGGGCTTCTCTTGCCCTCTTCATGTACCATGGTGCAGTCAAGTCGGTGCCCCAGGAACTCGATGACTGCGCCCTTATCGATGGTGCATCCCCGCTTCGAGCGTTTTTTCAGATTATTTTCCCACTCTTGCAGCCGGTGACCGTCTCGGTCGTCGTCATCAATACCATGTGGATGTGGAATGACTTTTTGCTGCCCCTGTTGGTGCTCAGCGGTTCGAAAAAATCCCTGACCCTCCAGCTGGCAGCCTACAACTTCTTTGGACTCTACAAGGTCGAATGGAACTTTGCCATGGCAGGGGTCCTGTTGACCATCCTCCCGGCGATTCTCTTCTACTTGAGCCTGCAACGCTACATCATCAAGGGAATGGTCGCCGGAGCGGTGAAAACATAA